Genomic window (Methanosphaera sp. WGK6):
ATGATAATGCTCCATGTAGAATTCCATCGGTTCCTTTGGTAAGTGTAGCTCCATGATCTTCTGTGTCAATACCAGCTCCTCCTGCTTCAACACCTATAAGATTAACATCTTCATCATCTATAAATCCACTGAAAATACCTATTGAATTACTTCCACCACCAACACATGCTATCACAGTGTCTGGAAGGTTACCTTCAAGTTCAAGTATTTGTTCACGTGCTTCAGTTCCAATTACTTCTTGGAAAAATCTCACCATACTTGGATATGGATGTGGTCCCATAGTAGTTCCTATAAGATAATGAGTGGTGTCTAAATTTGAAATCCAATATCTAAATGCTTCATTAATTGAGTCTTTCAATGTTTTAGAACCAATATCTACTGGAATAACTTCGGCTCCTGATAATTCCATACGGAAAACATTTAATTTTTGACGTTCAACATCTTTGGATCCCATGAATATTTTCACATTCATGCCTAGTTTAGCTCCAATAACTGCTGTTGCAATTCCATGTTGTCCTGCACCTGTTTCAGCAATTAAATTAGTTTTTCCCATATATTTTGCAAGTAATCCTTGACCAATTGCATTATTTATTTTATGAGCTCCTGTATGTAACATATCTTCTCTTTTAAGATATATTTTACATCCTAGTTTTTTGGATAAATTTTCTGCATAATATAATCCTGTAGGTCTTCCAGCAAATTCTTTTAAATAGAATTTTAATTCGTTTATGAATTTTTCATTATCTTTAAATTTATAAAAAGCATCTTCTAATTCTTCTACTGCAGGTATTAATAATTCTGGTGCATAAACTCCACCATATTTACCAAATTTTCCTTTATATTTCATTATATCACTTTATTCTCTTAAAAATTTAACAATTTCTTTAATTTTTTTTATATTTTTCTTTCCAGGAGTATCTTCAACACCACTATTTAAATCAATCCTATCAAAGTAGTGTAATTTATCTTGTATTTCAGTTAAATAATCTAAATTTAATCCACCTGCTAAAGTTACTTCTGTTCTATTATCATATTTTTTCACGATTTTACTTGCTTTAACTGCAGTATCTATGGGGATGTGTGTGTTTGTACCACCAGTTAAATTATCTTTAACATAATCGAATAATATATTATCACTGTATAGACAATAATTCTTTATTTCTTTTTCTTTATTATTATCTACTTTGTCTTGTAGGCCTATTGCTTTTGTGATATTTAGACGTTCTCCATTATGGTATTGATTTAACCAAGTCATATATCGGATATCAAAACAGTTGAGTGAATGTAATTGTATGTTAAATATTTTTGTTCTATTAGTTTTAAGCAGTGCTTCATAAGCATTTTTAGGCTCTAAAACTAATGTACTTAACCTTTTATTTAATAATTGTTTTTCCAGATAGTTTATAGTATCTAAAGAAACATTTCTTTTTGATCTTCCAATATTTATAAAGCCTATGCGGTCAATATCTAGTTTTTCAATTGCTTTTAAATCATTTTCATTAGTTATTCCGCATACTTTTATTTTTATAGTCATATTCAATACCTTCTTATGTTGTCTATTTTTTCAATACATTACTTAAATTATTAATAACATCTTCTATTCCTTTTTTTTCATTGTTTTTAAGAATGCTGGTACCAATCAGTACTGCATTTGCACCATAGCTTTTTAATAATTTTGCATCTTCAGGAGTATTCACTCCACTTTCTGAAATCATAAAGTTAGGTACATATTTTTGTAATTTTTTAGTTGTTTCTAAATTAATAGTTAAATTAGTTAGATTTCTATTGTTTATTCCAATAATTTTCGGATTATATTCTATAATACTATCTATATCTTCTTTGGAATGACATTCAACTATAGCATCTAATCCTAAGTCTTCACATATATTTAAACAGTTATTAATATCTGGTGTTATATTTGTTATTAATAGAACTGCACTTGCATTGTATAATGCTGCTTCATATATCATGTATTCATCAATAACAAAATCTTTTCTAAGTATTGGTTTATTTGTTAGTTCTGTTGCCTTTTTTAGGTTTTGAAGATTACTTTTAAAGTAGGATTCTTCGGTTAAGACTGAAATCATATCTACTTTTGTTTGATTATATATTGGAATTACATCTTCTACTTTTAATGAACTTATATTTCCTTGAGATGGGCTGGCTGGTTTATATTCTGCAATTAATTTTGTGTGTTTATCTTCATTTAATTTTTCTTGAAATCGGAAGTTATTTGTTTTTGTAGATGTATAATCAATAGCTTCTTTTTTGATTTCATTTAATGATTTTTTGTTTTTTGTTTTGTTAAGAAGTTTCTTTTTGTTTTCTATGATTTTTGGTATAACATCCATGTTTCATCATTCCATATCTAAAAAGTTTTTTATTATAGTATCACCATATGAACTTCCTATTGATTCTGGATGGAATTGTATACCATAAGTAGGGTATTTTTCATGTTCAATTGACATAATTATGTTGTCATGGGTGTAACTGGTAATTTTAATATCATTTGGTATAGCTGTATCATCACAAATTAATGAATGATATCTTACTATTTCAAATTCTTCTGGAATATTCTTAAATAATTTTGATTTAGTATGGATAATTGTATCTTTTTTTCCATGCACTGGTTTATTTTTTAGAATTTTTCCACCATATTTTGTATATATTCCTTGATGTCCTAGACAAACACCAAGTATGGGTGTTTCTTTTAATTCTTCAATTATTTTTTTACAAATTCCAAAATCTCTTTCTTTTGTAGGATTACCTGGTCCTGGGGATATTATAATGTGATTGGGGTTTAATTTTTTTATTTCATCAATAGTTATTTTATCATTTCGTGCTACTTGGATATCATTAGTGAATTTTCCAACTAATTGGTATAAATTGTATGTGAATGAATCATAATTATCAATTATTAATATCATTTATAATACCTCACTGCCTGATTCTTCTAGTGCTTGAACTAATGCTTGTCTTTTTCTTTTACATTCTTCATATTCTGATGTTGGTATGGAGTCATATACTATACCTGCACCTGCTTGAATTTCTGCACGTTCTTTGTTAGTTGTTAATGTTCTAATTGTTATTGCAAAGTCTGCATTACCATTTAATGAAAAATAACCTACTGCTCCGCCATAGGGTCCTCTTGCATATTTTTCTTTTTGGTTAATAATTTCCATAGCTCTGATTTTTGGAGCTCCACTTAATGTTCCTGCTGGAAATAGTGACATAAAAGCATCAACTGCATCTAATTTGTCATTTATTTGTCCTGTTACATGTGAAACAATGTG
Coding sequences:
- the trpB gene encoding tryptophan synthase subunit beta, with product MKYKGKFGKYGGVYAPELLIPAVEELEDAFYKFKDNEKFINELKFYLKEFAGRPTGLYYAENLSKKLGCKIYLKREDMLHTGAHKINNAIGQGLLAKYMGKTNLIAETGAGQHGIATAVIGAKLGMNVKIFMGSKDVERQKLNVFRMELSGAEVIPVDIGSKTLKDSINEAFRYWISNLDTTHYLIGTTMGPHPYPSMVRFFQEVIGTEAREQILELEGNLPDTVIACVGGGSNSIGIFSGFIDDEDVNLIGVEAGGAGIDTEDHGATLTKGTDGILHGALSLVLQSEEGQIKETSSVSAGLDYPGIGPEHAYLKSIGRAQYVPINDDEALEGFKTLCETEGIIPALESSHAVAYAIKYAKKEENKGKTIIVNLSGRGDKDMFTVAKQLGVEI
- a CDS encoding phosphoribosylanthranilate isomerase — its product is MTIKIKVCGITNENDLKAIEKLDIDRIGFINIGRSKRNVSLDTINYLEKQLLNKRLSTLVLEPKNAYEALLKTNRTKIFNIQLHSLNCFDIRYMTWLNQYHNGERLNITKAIGLQDKVDNNKEKEIKNYCLYSDNILFDYVKDNLTGGTNTHIPIDTAVKASKIVKKYDNRTEVTLAGGLNLDYLTEIQDKLHYFDRIDLNSGVEDTPGKKNIKKIKEIVKFLRE
- a CDS encoding indole-3-glycerol-phosphate synthase, which codes for MDVIPKIIENKKKLLNKTKNKKSLNEIKKEAIDYTSTKTNNFRFQEKLNEDKHTKLIAEYKPASPSQGNISSLKVEDVIPIYNQTKVDMISVLTEESYFKSNLQNLKKATELTNKPILRKDFVIDEYMIYEAALYNASAVLLITNITPDINNCLNICEDLGLDAIVECHSKEDIDSIIEYNPKIIGINNRNLTNLTINLETTKKLQKYVPNFMISESGVNTPEDAKLLKSYGANAVLIGTSILKNNEKKGIEDVINNLSNVLKK
- a CDS encoding aminodeoxychorismate/anthranilate synthase component II; translated protein: MILIIDNYDSFTYNLYQLVGKFTNDIQVARNDKITIDEIKKLNPNHIIISPGPGNPTKERDFGICKKIIEELKETPILGVCLGHQGIYTKYGGKILKNKPVHGKKDTIIHTKSKLFKNIPEEFEIVRYHSLICDDTAIPNDIKITSYTHDNIIMSIEHEKYPTYGIQFHPESIGSSYGDTIIKNFLDME